Part of the Clostridium sporogenes genome, TGGCTATGGTAACAGGCATAGAGGAATATGCTGAAATAGAGAACTATGAATTTTCTAATTATCCAAGTCCTTATATAACTCCTGAGCAAATGATGGACTTATCAAAGTATATAAAGAATATATTAGAAAGAGAAGATATTTGTGGAGTTGTAGTTACTCATGGTACGGATTCTTTAGAAGAAACAGCCTATCTTTTAGATTTAACTATAAAAACTCATAAGCCTGTAATTGTTACAGGAGCTATGAGAAGTAGTTCTGAATTAGGTTATGATGGACCTGCTAATTTGGCAGCTTCAATTTGTACAGCTATATCTAAAGAGGCCATAGGTAAAGGTGTTTTAGTTTGTTTAAATGATGAATTAAATTGTGCTAGTGAGGTTACAAAATCTAATTCTACTGCATTAAATACTTTTAAGAGTCCTATATTTGGACCTATAGGAATAGTAGATAATAACCAAGTAATATTTTATAGAGAAAGATTAAAAAAACAACATATAGAGACAAATAAAATAGAAAGCAATGTAGCTCTTATAAAGTGTGTATCAGGAATAGATTCAAGTTTTATAGATTTTTGTTTAGATAGAGATTATAAAGGTTTGGTAATAGAGGCCATGGGTAGAGGTAATGTACCTCCTAATATGGTACCTGGTATAAAAAGAGCAATAGATAAAAATATACCGATAGTGTTAGTTTCAAGATGCTATGAAGGTAGAGTATTAGATACCTATGGTTATGAAGGCGGAGGAAAACAATTAAGAAAAATGGGAGTAATATTTGGAGATAGTCTTCCAGGACAAAAGGCAAGGATAAAGTTGGCTTTAGCTTTAACAAAATCAAATTATGATGTAGAAAAAATAAAGCAAATATTTGAAGATGGCCTTTATAAATATACTACTAAATAAATTAAGATACTAAAAATATAATTATTTTAATAATTATAAAAATATAGTGTTATAATAATGTAAAAAGAATGAATTATGTTATAATTTCATTTGTAAAACAGAGTATTTTAAAGTAAAATAGAGATTATGTTGTAAATATCCTTTAGTTTATGTATAATTATCATATCTGGCTGTTTGTGGAAGGATGAAGAATATGGTTAAAAGTATGACGGGTTTTGGTAGAGGTTTCTTAGAACAGGATAAAAAAAGTTTTACTGTAGAAATGAAAAGTGTAAACCATAGATATTGTGATATAAACATAAGAATGCCTAAAGCATTTATGGCTTTAGAGGAAAAAATGAGAGCTACAATACAAGAAAAAGTACATAGAGGTAAAATTGATGTTTATATAACAGTAAATACATATGATAAAGATGATGTAGAACTTATATACAATGAAACCCTATCAGACAATTATTATGAATGTTTAAAAAAGATAAGTGAAAGATATGATGTTAAAAACGACATATCTGTATCTTTAATAGGAAGATTTCCAGAAGTAATAACTGTAAAACAAAAAGAAGAAGACTTAGAAGAAGTTTGGAAAAGTTTAAGTACTCCGCTAAAGGAAGCGGTAGATGCTTTAGTATCTATGAGAGAAAGGGAGGGTAGTAAATTATATAAAGACATAAATATAAAATGTGTTGAAATAAAAAAAATGCTTGATAGAATAGAGGAAAAAGCACCAAAAGTAG contains:
- a CDS encoding asparaginase, coding for MKKVAVVFNGGTISMKVDPRIKAAVPSLSGEEIMAMVTGIEEYAEIENYEFSNYPSPYITPEQMMDLSKYIKNILEREDICGVVVTHGTDSLEETAYLLDLTIKTHKPVIVTGAMRSSSELGYDGPANLAASICTAISKEAIGKGVLVCLNDELNCASEVTKSNSTALNTFKSPIFGPIGIVDNNQVIFYRERLKKQHIETNKIESNVALIKCVSGIDSSFIDFCLDRDYKGLVIEAMGRGNVPPNMVPGIKRAIDKNIPIVLVSRCYEGRVLDTYGYEGGGKQLRKMGVIFGDSLPGQKARIKLALALTKSNYDVEKIKQIFEDGLYKYTTK
- a CDS encoding YicC/YloC family endoribonuclease translates to MVKSMTGFGRGFLEQDKKSFTVEMKSVNHRYCDINIRMPKAFMALEEKMRATIQEKVHRGKIDVYITVNTYDKDDVELIYNETLSDNYYECLKKISERYDVKNDISVSLIGRFPEVITVKQKEEDLEEVWKSLSTPLKEAVDALVSMREREGSKLYKDINIKCVEIKKMLDRIEEKAPKVVNEYNKKIHERVSELLSQSEIDENRIAMEVALFVDKSSVDEEIVRLNSHINQVSETLNLKEPVGRKLDFIVQEMNREANTIASKSTDLEIVNLVLNIKNYIEKIREQIQNIE